The Sphingomonas sanxanigenens DSM 19645 = NX02 genome includes a region encoding these proteins:
- a CDS encoding potassium transporter Kup: MTDQTGAKPNHEPKGGLHALALGALGVVFGDIGTSPLYALKESFVGHHPLAVDQPHIYGVLSLVFWTMTLIVTVKYVVLILRADNEGEGGSMALLALVMRRSKLDGWKGPVAALGVLATALFYGDAIITPAISVLSAVEGLTVVEGGFDRFVVPLAIAILAGLFLIQRRGTARVAAWFGPIMALYFAALALLGIANIVEHPEILGIVNPWWALNFFLIDPKLGFLALGSVVLAVTGAEALYADMGHFGRRAISAAWLYVAFPCLLLNYMGQGALLLSTPAAAANPFFLMAPEWARLPLVGLATLATVIASQAVITGAYSVTQQAMQLGYLPRLRINHTSADAAGQIYIPLVNWGLMLLVMLLVMGFGSSGDLAAAYGIAVTGTMLITSCMFGILAFAVWRWHPALAGVATAAFVLIDGAYFASNITKIPDGGWFPLLVAAIVFTLLTTWARGRQIMRVYMQEGAMDLDLFIRSTGKSLERVPGTAIFLSSTTDGVPPSLLHNVKHNKVLHERVVILTVKTEGVPYVGKAGVVEKIDAGEGFYRMVIRHGFMQEVNIPRSLETVKDCGGKFAAMETSYFLSRQTVIPSERPGMALWREKLFAWMVQNAESPMAFFGLPINRVIELGSQLEI, encoded by the coding sequence ATGACCGACCAGACCGGCGCCAAGCCGAATCACGAGCCCAAGGGCGGCCTCCACGCGCTGGCGCTGGGCGCGCTGGGCGTCGTCTTCGGCGATATCGGCACCTCGCCGCTCTATGCGCTGAAGGAAAGCTTCGTCGGTCACCACCCGCTCGCCGTCGATCAGCCCCACATCTATGGCGTGCTCTCGCTGGTGTTCTGGACGATGACGCTGATCGTCACCGTCAAATATGTCGTGCTGATCCTGCGCGCGGACAATGAGGGCGAGGGCGGCAGCATGGCGCTGCTCGCGCTGGTGATGCGGCGGAGCAAGCTCGACGGCTGGAAGGGCCCGGTCGCGGCGCTCGGCGTGCTTGCCACCGCGCTCTTCTATGGCGACGCGATCATCACGCCGGCGATCTCGGTGCTCTCCGCGGTCGAGGGACTGACGGTGGTGGAAGGCGGGTTCGACCGCTTCGTCGTGCCGCTCGCGATCGCGATCCTCGCCGGCCTGTTCCTGATCCAGCGCCGCGGTACCGCGCGGGTCGCCGCCTGGTTCGGTCCGATCATGGCGCTCTATTTCGCGGCGCTGGCGCTGCTCGGCATCGCCAACATCGTCGAGCACCCGGAGATCCTGGGGATCGTCAATCCGTGGTGGGCACTCAACTTCTTCCTGATCGATCCGAAGCTGGGGTTCCTCGCGCTGGGATCGGTGGTGCTGGCGGTGACAGGCGCTGAGGCGCTCTATGCCGATATGGGCCATTTCGGCCGCCGCGCGATCAGCGCCGCCTGGCTCTATGTCGCCTTTCCGTGCCTCCTGCTCAACTATATGGGGCAGGGCGCGCTGCTGTTGAGCACGCCCGCCGCCGCCGCCAACCCCTTCTTCCTGATGGCGCCCGAATGGGCGCGCCTGCCGCTGGTCGGGCTGGCGACATTGGCGACGGTGATCGCCAGCCAGGCGGTGATCACGGGTGCCTATTCGGTCACCCAGCAGGCGATGCAGCTCGGCTATCTGCCGCGCCTCAGGATCAATCACACCAGCGCCGATGCTGCGGGGCAGATCTATATCCCGCTGGTCAACTGGGGGCTGATGCTGCTCGTCATGCTGCTGGTGATGGGCTTCGGCAGCTCGGGCGATCTGGCAGCGGCCTATGGCATCGCCGTCACCGGCACCATGCTGATCACGTCCTGCATGTTCGGCATCCTCGCCTTCGCGGTGTGGCGCTGGCACCCCGCGCTCGCCGGCGTCGCCACCGCGGCGTTCGTGCTGATCGACGGCGCCTATTTCGCCTCAAACATCACCAAGATCCCCGATGGCGGCTGGTTCCCGCTGCTGGTCGCCGCGATCGTCTTCACGTTGCTCACCACCTGGGCGCGGGGGCGGCAGATCATGCGCGTCTACATGCAGGAAGGCGCGATGGACCTCGACCTGTTCATCCGCTCGACGGGCAAGTCGCTCGAACGTGTGCCCGGCACCGCGATCTTCCTGTCGTCGACCACCGACGGCGTGCCGCCCTCGCTGCTCCACAATGTGAAGCACAACAAGGTGCTGCACGAGCGCGTCGTGATCCTGACGGTGAAGACGGAGGGCGTGCCCTATGTCGGCAAGGCGGGCGTGGTCGAGAAGATCGACGCCGGCGAGGGCTTCTACCGGATGGTCATCCGCCACGGCTTCATGCAGGAGGTCAACATCCCGCGCAGCCTGGAAACAGTGAAGGATTGCGGCGGCAAGTTCGCCGCGATGGAGACCAGTTATTTCCTCAGCCGCCAGACGGTGATCCCATCCGAACGGCCGGGCATGGCGCTGTGGCGCGAGAAACTGTTCGCGTGGATGGTGCAGAATGCGGAAAGCCCGATGGCTTTCTTCGGGCTGCCGATCAACCGCGTGATCGAGCTGGGATCGCAGCTCGAAATCTAG